Proteins encoded together in one Amblyomma americanum isolate KBUSLIRL-KWMA chromosome 1, ASM5285725v1, whole genome shotgun sequence window:
- the LOC144115190 gene encoding uncharacterized protein LOC144115190 isoform X5, with amino-acid sequence MQMATCKRHKGHLHESIWTPQLGLAPRLALLLFLIGKKPRLQEAVMLAPQADPVVVVPKYRLNLFLIGKKPRLQEAVMLAPRADPVVVVPKYRLNLSGLFTPNWSDAPALLDQRLGNHGCWCAYRPLAATQAPWSRRSATLEPHRMAINWKRMACECCLWVHSCSSKRASAVRSSHVSRLPACGGKGPTTSDENWGLPRWTRLLRGYRTGTRGEPPS; translated from the exons ATGGCTACCTGCAAGCGGCATAAAGGACACCTACACGAGAGTATCTGGACACCGCAACTTGGCTTAGCCCCAAggctggcgctgctgctgttcCTCATCGGCAAGAAGCCGCGACTTCAGGAAGCCGTCATGCTGGCGCCCCAAGCGGACCCAGTGGTCGTGGTGCCCAAGTACCGACTCAACCTGTTCCTCATCGGCAAGAAGCCGCGACTTCAGGAAGCCGTCATGCTGGCGCCCCGAGCGGACCCGGTGGTCGTGGTGCCCAAGTATCGACTCAACCTGTCCGGCTTATTCACCCCCAACTGGAGCGACGCGCCAG CTTTGCTAGACCAGCGACTAGGCAACCATGGCTGCTGGTGTGCGTATCGTCCTTTGGCGGCCACCCAAGCTCCCTGGAGCCGCAGGAGTGCGACCCTGGAGCCACATCGCATGGCCATCAATTG GAAAAGAATGGCCTGCGAGTGTTGTCTGTGGGTGCACTCCTGCAGCTCGAAGCGTGCATCTGCGGTGCGTTCGAGCCACGTTTCACGTCTGCCTGCCTGCGGAGGGAAGGGGCCTACAACTTCTGACGAAAACTG GGGCCTCCCACGCTGGACACGGCTGTTGCGTGGCTACCGTACAGGGACCAGAGGGGAGCCGCCTTCTTAA
- the LOC144115190 gene encoding uncharacterized protein LOC144115190 isoform X4 — protein MQHSKMATCKRHKGHLHESIWTPQLGLAPRLALLLFLIGKKPRLQEAVMLAPQADPVVVVPKYRLNLFLIGKKPRLQEAVMLAPRADPVVVVPKYRLNLSGLFTPNWSDAPALLDQRLGNHGCWCAYRPLAATQAPWSRRSATLEPHRMAINWKRMACECCLWVHSCSSKRASAVRSSHVSRLPACGGKGPTTSDENWGLPRWTRLLRGYRTGTRGEPPS, from the exons CACTCCAAGATGGCTACCTGCAAGCGGCATAAAGGACACCTACACGAGAGTATCTGGACACCGCAACTTGGCTTAGCCCCAAggctggcgctgctgctgttcCTCATCGGCAAGAAGCCGCGACTTCAGGAAGCCGTCATGCTGGCGCCCCAAGCGGACCCAGTGGTCGTGGTGCCCAAGTACCGACTCAACCTGTTCCTCATCGGCAAGAAGCCGCGACTTCAGGAAGCCGTCATGCTGGCGCCCCGAGCGGACCCGGTGGTCGTGGTGCCCAAGTATCGACTCAACCTGTCCGGCTTATTCACCCCCAACTGGAGCGACGCGCCAG CTTTGCTAGACCAGCGACTAGGCAACCATGGCTGCTGGTGTGCGTATCGTCCTTTGGCGGCCACCCAAGCTCCCTGGAGCCGCAGGAGTGCGACCCTGGAGCCACATCGCATGGCCATCAATTG GAAAAGAATGGCCTGCGAGTGTTGTCTGTGGGTGCACTCCTGCAGCTCGAAGCGTGCATCTGCGGTGCGTTCGAGCCACGTTTCACGTCTGCCTGCCTGCGGAGGGAAGGGGCCTACAACTTCTGACGAAAACTG GGGCCTCCCACGCTGGACACGGCTGTTGCGTGGCTACCGTACAGGGACCAGAGGGGAGCCGCCTTCTTAA
- the LOC144115190 gene encoding uncharacterized protein LOC144115190 isoform X3, protein MDTAALEQNSTGPMECTWRKKDDARVTARDCALGTADILTWRVDEVVARGCSCTDVRVLRDTKERLSTSLLDSLEHSKMATCKRHKGHLHESIWTPQLGLAPRLALLLFLIGKKPRLQEAVMLAPQADPVVVVPKYRLNLFLIGKKPRLQEAVMLAPRADPVVVVPKYRLNLSGLFTPNWSDAPELLSFARPATRQPWLLVCVSSFGGHPSSLEPQECDPGATSHGHQLEKNGLRVLSVGALLQLEACICGAFEPRFTSACLRREGAYNF, encoded by the exons ATGGATACTGCTGCTCTTGAGCAGAACTCAACTGGACCAATGGAGTG CACGTGGCGAAAAAAAGACGACGCGCGCGTGACAGCGCGCGACTGCGCTCTCGGAACGGCAGACATCTTGACGTGGCGAGTGGATGAGGTCGTGGCCAGGGGCTGCTCTTGCACGGACGTTCGTGTTCTGCGCGATACGAAGGAACGGCTTTCAACCAGCTTGCTTGACAGCCTGGAG CACTCCAAGATGGCTACCTGCAAGCGGCATAAAGGACACCTACACGAGAGTATCTGGACACCGCAACTTGGCTTAGCCCCAAggctggcgctgctgctgttcCTCATCGGCAAGAAGCCGCGACTTCAGGAAGCCGTCATGCTGGCGCCCCAAGCGGACCCAGTGGTCGTGGTGCCCAAGTACCGACTCAACCTGTTCCTCATCGGCAAGAAGCCGCGACTTCAGGAAGCCGTCATGCTGGCGCCCCGAGCGGACCCGGTGGTCGTGGTGCCCAAGTATCGACTCAACCTGTCCGGCTTATTCACCCCCAACTGGAGCGACGCGCCAG AATTGTTGAGCTTTGCTAGACCAGCGACTAGGCAACCATGGCTGCTGGTGTGCGTATCGTCCTTTGGCGGCCACCCAAGCTCCCTGGAGCCGCAGGAGTGCGACCCTGGAGCCACATCGCATGGCCATCAATTG GAAAAGAATGGCCTGCGAGTGTTGTCTGTGGGTGCACTCCTGCAGCTCGAAGCGTGCATCTGCGGTGCGTTCGAGCCACGTTTCACGTCTGCCTGCCTGCGGAGGGAAGGGGCCTACAACTTCTGA
- the LOC144115190 gene encoding uncharacterized protein LOC144115190 isoform X2, with protein MDTAALEQNSTGPMECTWRKKDDARVTARDCALGTADILTWRVDEVVARGCSCTDVRVLRDTKERLSTSLLDSLEMATCKRHKGHLHESIWTPQLGLAPRLALLLFLIGKKPRLQEAVMLAPQADPVVVVPKYRLNLFLIGKKPRLQEAVMLAPRADPVVVVPKYRLNLSGLFTPNWSDAPALLDQRLGNHGCWCAYRPLAATQAPWSRRSATLEPHRMAINWKRMACECCLWVHSCSSKRASAVRSSHVSRLPACGGKGPTTSDENWGLPRWTRLLRGYRTGTRGEPPS; from the exons ATGGATACTGCTGCTCTTGAGCAGAACTCAACTGGACCAATGGAGTG CACGTGGCGAAAAAAAGACGACGCGCGCGTGACAGCGCGCGACTGCGCTCTCGGAACGGCAGACATCTTGACGTGGCGAGTGGATGAGGTCGTGGCCAGGGGCTGCTCTTGCACGGACGTTCGTGTTCTGCGCGATACGAAGGAACGGCTTTCAACCAGCTTGCTTGACAGCCTGGAG ATGGCTACCTGCAAGCGGCATAAAGGACACCTACACGAGAGTATCTGGACACCGCAACTTGGCTTAGCCCCAAggctggcgctgctgctgttcCTCATCGGCAAGAAGCCGCGACTTCAGGAAGCCGTCATGCTGGCGCCCCAAGCGGACCCAGTGGTCGTGGTGCCCAAGTACCGACTCAACCTGTTCCTCATCGGCAAGAAGCCGCGACTTCAGGAAGCCGTCATGCTGGCGCCCCGAGCGGACCCGGTGGTCGTGGTGCCCAAGTATCGACTCAACCTGTCCGGCTTATTCACCCCCAACTGGAGCGACGCGCCAG CTTTGCTAGACCAGCGACTAGGCAACCATGGCTGCTGGTGTGCGTATCGTCCTTTGGCGGCCACCCAAGCTCCCTGGAGCCGCAGGAGTGCGACCCTGGAGCCACATCGCATGGCCATCAATTG GAAAAGAATGGCCTGCGAGTGTTGTCTGTGGGTGCACTCCTGCAGCTCGAAGCGTGCATCTGCGGTGCGTTCGAGCCACGTTTCACGTCTGCCTGCCTGCGGAGGGAAGGGGCCTACAACTTCTGACGAAAACTG GGGCCTCCCACGCTGGACACGGCTGTTGCGTGGCTACCGTACAGGGACCAGAGGGGAGCCGCCTTCTTAA
- the LOC144115190 gene encoding uncharacterized protein LOC144115190 isoform X1 → MDTAALEQNSTGPMECTWRKKDDARVTARDCALGTADILTWRVDEVVARGCSCTDVRVLRDTKERLSTSLLDSLEHSKMATCKRHKGHLHESIWTPQLGLAPRLALLLFLIGKKPRLQEAVMLAPQADPVVVVPKYRLNLFLIGKKPRLQEAVMLAPRADPVVVVPKYRLNLSGLFTPNWSDAPALLDQRLGNHGCWCAYRPLAATQAPWSRRSATLEPHRMAINWKRMACECCLWVHSCSSKRASAVRSSHVSRLPACGGKGPTTSDENWGLPRWTRLLRGYRTGTRGEPPS, encoded by the exons ATGGATACTGCTGCTCTTGAGCAGAACTCAACTGGACCAATGGAGTG CACGTGGCGAAAAAAAGACGACGCGCGCGTGACAGCGCGCGACTGCGCTCTCGGAACGGCAGACATCTTGACGTGGCGAGTGGATGAGGTCGTGGCCAGGGGCTGCTCTTGCACGGACGTTCGTGTTCTGCGCGATACGAAGGAACGGCTTTCAACCAGCTTGCTTGACAGCCTGGAG CACTCCAAGATGGCTACCTGCAAGCGGCATAAAGGACACCTACACGAGAGTATCTGGACACCGCAACTTGGCTTAGCCCCAAggctggcgctgctgctgttcCTCATCGGCAAGAAGCCGCGACTTCAGGAAGCCGTCATGCTGGCGCCCCAAGCGGACCCAGTGGTCGTGGTGCCCAAGTACCGACTCAACCTGTTCCTCATCGGCAAGAAGCCGCGACTTCAGGAAGCCGTCATGCTGGCGCCCCGAGCGGACCCGGTGGTCGTGGTGCCCAAGTATCGACTCAACCTGTCCGGCTTATTCACCCCCAACTGGAGCGACGCGCCAG CTTTGCTAGACCAGCGACTAGGCAACCATGGCTGCTGGTGTGCGTATCGTCCTTTGGCGGCCACCCAAGCTCCCTGGAGCCGCAGGAGTGCGACCCTGGAGCCACATCGCATGGCCATCAATTG GAAAAGAATGGCCTGCGAGTGTTGTCTGTGGGTGCACTCCTGCAGCTCGAAGCGTGCATCTGCGGTGCGTTCGAGCCACGTTTCACGTCTGCCTGCCTGCGGAGGGAAGGGGCCTACAACTTCTGACGAAAACTG GGGCCTCCCACGCTGGACACGGCTGTTGCGTGGCTACCGTACAGGGACCAGAGGGGAGCCGCCTTCTTAA